A stretch of Aythya fuligula isolate bAytFul2 chromosome 1, bAytFul2.pri, whole genome shotgun sequence DNA encodes these proteins:
- the LOC116492171 gene encoding glutamine amidotransferase-like class 1 domain-containing protein 3A, mitochondrial, whose protein sequence is MGKRVAVVLAGCGVFDGSEIHEASAALVHLSRGGAEVKIFAPNIEQRDVVNHLKGSPTDEKRNVLVESARLARGNIQDLAELKVSEFDAVIFPGGFGVAKNLCSWAVDGKNCTVNEHVNSTLQAFHKAKKPIGLCCISPVLAAKVFPGCEVTVGQDKNIDGRFPDAETASAIAELGCKHICKDVSESHVDKANKIVTTCAFMCKAPLHQIFDGIGTMVEEVLKLA, encoded by the exons ATGGGGAAGCGGGTGGCGGTGGTGCTGGCCGGCTGCGGCGTTTTTGATGGCAGCGAGATTCACGAAGCCTCGGCGGCGCTGGTGCACCTCAGCCGCGGCGGCGCCGAG GTAAAGATATTTGCCCCCAATATTGAGCAAAGGGATGTAGTCAACCACCTAAAAGGAAGTCCAACAGATGAGAAGAGGAATGTGTTAGTCGAAAGTGCCAGGCTGGCAAGAGGAAACATTCAGGATTTGGCTGAACTGAAAGTCAGTGAATTTGATGCGGTCATTTTCCCTG gtggATTTGGTGTAGCAAAGAACCTGTGTTCCTGGGCTGTAGATGGCAAGAACTGCACTGTCAATGAACATGTGAACTCCACACTCCAAGCTTTCCACAAAGCTAAAAAGCCCATAGGTTTGTGCTGTATATCACCGGTCCTGGCAGCTAAAGTCTTTCCTGGTTGTGAGGTCACAGTCGGCCAAGATAAAAACATAGACGGAAG atttcCTGATGCTGAAACAGCATCTGCTATAGCAGAGCTTGGATGTAAGCACATTTGCAAAGATGTAAGTGAATCCCATGTGGATAAAGCCAATAAAATAGTTACTACCTGTGCTTTCATGTGCAAGGCTCCTCTGCACCAAATCTTTGATGGAATTGGAACAATGGTAGAGGAAGTCCTGAAACTTGCCTGA
- the ACOD1 gene encoding cis-aconitate decarboxylase: MVPGFDQSAHLIQELRKAVGMFYVDTVTGNFANVIHGLNANHLTDQVIQRSKRMILDTLGVGLLGTSTEVYHKVKQYSKIYSSDISSTIWGHLDFRLPPLYAAFVNGVAVHSMDFDDTWHPATHPSGAVLPAVIALSEAFPQKKKISGLDLLLAFNVGIEVQGRLLRFSNEARNIPKRFHPPTVVGTMGSAAACAKLLALDQAKCKNALAIAASYAGAPLANAATQMKPLHIGNAAKHGLEAACLASQDLQGNKQILDMESGMGAFYTDYSPQSLPTLQSYAWLLDQQDVAIKRFPAHLGTHWVADAASSARRKLVESSDHVLPLDKIEKVIVKVPEVKYVNRPNPNSEHEARHSFQFVACSALLDGSMSVQSFASENIHRPALRELLCKTQLEHPADNKPSFESLYCEVTVVLRDGNTISDRCDTFYGHWRKPLEKEDLEKKFQSNASEVLPPEATEGIIETVYNLEKVKDCSILSMFLSGQSARALSEKLRLL, from the exons ATGGTACCAGGATTTGACCAAAGTGCACATCTCATCCAGGAGCTACGAAAAGCAGTTGGGATGTTTTATGTAGAT acAGTTACAGGAAACTTTGCCAATGTGATTCATGGTTTGAATGCAAACCACCTGACAGATCAAGTCATTCAGAGAAGCAAGCGAATGATTCTGGATACTCTTGGAGTGGGGCTTCTGGGGACCAGCACTGAGGTCTACCACAAGGTGAAACAGTACAGCAAA ATCTACAGCTCAGATATATCCAGTACCATCTGGGGCCACTTGGATTTCCGACTGCCTCCTCTGTATGCAGCTTTTGTGAATGGAGTGGCT GTGCACTCAATGGATTTTGATGACACATGGCATCCAGCCACACACCCctctggggctgtgctccctgccgTGATTGCTCTCTCCGAGGCctttccacagaagaaaaaaatctcaggtCTTGACCTGCTCTTAGCTTTCAATGTGGGAATCGAGGTGCAAGGCAGGTTGCTACGCTTTTCCAATGAAGCCAGAAATATTCCAAAaag gttTCACCCACCGACTGTAGTTGGTACGATGGGGAGTGCAGCAGCTTGTGCAAAACTGCTGGCTCTTGACCAGGCGAAATGCAAAAACGCCTTGGCTATTGCTGCCTCCTATGCAGGCGCCCCCCTGGCGAATGCAGCAACCCAAATGAAGCCCCTCCACATTGGCAATGCTGCCAAACATGGACTGGAAGCAGCTTGCTTAGCCTCACAGGACcttcaaggaaacaaacagaTCTTGGACATGGAGTCAGGGATGGGCGCCTTTTACACAGATTACAGCCCACAGTCTCTGCCAACCTTGCAGTCCTACGCCTGGCTGTTGGACCAGCAGGACGTGGCCATCAAGCGCTTCCCTGCTCATCTTGGAACGCACTGGGTGGCTGATGCAGCATCTTCTGCTAGGAGGAAGCTCGTGGAGAGCAGTGACCATGTGCTTCCCCTTGATAAAATTGAGAAAGTCATTGTCAAAGTCCCAGAAGTCAAGTACGTGAACAGGCCCAACCCGAACTCGGAACACGAAGCCCGACACTCCTTCCAGTTCgttgcctgctctgctctgctggacGGCAGCATGTCGGTCCAGTCCTTTGCCAGTGAGAACATCCACCGGCCAGCCTTGCGAGAGCTTCTCTGCAAAACTCAGCTAGAGCACCCTGCCGATAACAAACCTAGCTTCGAGAGTCTTTACTGCGAAGTGACTGTCGTGCTTCGGGACGGCAACACGATTAGCGACCGCTGCGACACCTTTTACGGACACTGGAGGAAACCTCTGGAAAAGGAGGACCTGGAGAAAAAATTCCAATCCAATGCTTCTGAAGTCCTCCCTCCAGAAGCCACAGAAGGCATTATAGAGACTGTGTACAACCTGGAAAAAGTAAAGGACTGCTCCATATTAAGTATGTTTTTATCAGGACAGTCAGCTAGAGCACTTTCAGAGAAACTGCGCTTACTTTGA